The Branchiostoma floridae strain S238N-H82 chromosome 10, Bfl_VNyyK, whole genome shotgun sequence genome has a segment encoding these proteins:
- the LOC118424072 gene encoding uncharacterized protein LOC118424072 isoform X2 produces MSLLQRSKGKGDVRKSPRGLLSVWGPSTSFPPPSPTAAPPQTGRERAATLPMQVQGQSLPLHTVEDALFRKHVSLLPAISYNLPESTGKPGYYPNVWASIRLQKSSDYIVQDSSQGVKKISSRASSPFLRKIYAKSAPPQDAKFSALRTYTPRREGTRTGSMSVDREIKRVFHNFDLKNVDVDNIKGLKDRLAIDQRQLVLHDPQNDVNTSRTNRPQQQRQPVVHLADEEETAEIRRNNTKVEAWLRKHFDYNKPWDDFN; encoded by the exons ATGTCCTTGCTACAGAGGAGTAAGGGGAAGGGGGACGTACGGAAGTCGCCCCGCGGGTTGTTGAGTGTCTGGGGCCCGTCCACGTCCTTCCCTCCGCCGTCGCCCACGGCAGCACCGCCGCAGACGGGGCGGGAGAGAGCCGCTACCCTCCCGATGCAGGTCCAGGGACAGTCCCTGCCGCTACACACGGTGGAAGACGCGCTGTTCCGCAAACACGTCAGTCTGTTGCCTGCTATCAGCTACAATCTTCCTGAATCAACAG GTAAGCCCGGTTACTACCCAAACGTCTGGGCTTCAATCCGCCTGCAGAAATCCAGCGACTACATCGTTCAAGATTCCTCACAGGGCGTCAAGAAGATTTCTTCTCGCGCGTCGTCTCCCTTCTTAAGGAAGATTTACGCCAAATCTGCACCGCCTCAAGACGCTAAATTCTCGGCTCTAAGGACTTATACGCCGAGACGGGAGGGCACACGTACTGGTAGCATGTCTGTGGACAGGGAAATAAAGCGGGTTTTCCACAATTTCGACCTCAAAAACGTAGACGTAGACAACATCAAGGGCTTAAAAGACAGACTGGCCATAGACCAACGTCAATTAGTACTGCACGACCCTCAAAACGACGTGAATACGTCAAGAACAAACCGGCCGCAGCAACAGAGGCAGCCTGTTGTTCACCTTGCGGATGAAGAG GAAACTGCAGAAATCAGACGAAACAATACTAAGGTGGAGGCTTGGCTGAGAAAACACTTCGACTACAACAAACCATGGGACGATTTCAACTAA
- the LOC118424072 gene encoding uncharacterized protein LOC118424072 isoform X1, with translation MSLLQRSKGKGDVRKSPRGLLSVWGPSTSFPPPSPTAAPPQTGRERAATLPMQVQGQSLPLHTVEDALFRKHVSLLPAISYNLPESTGKPGYYPNVWASIRLQKSSDYIVQDSSQGVKKISSRASSPFLRKIYAKSAPPQDAKFSALRTYTPRREGTRTGSMSVDREIKRVFHNFDLKNVDVDNIKGLKDRLAIDQRQLVLHDPQNDVNTSRTNRPQQQRQPVVHLADEEETAEIRRNNTKVEAWLRKHFDYNKPWDDFN, from the exons ATGTCCTTGCTACAGAGGAGTAAGGGGAAGGGGGACGTACGGAAGTCGCCCCGCGGGTTGTTGAGTGTCTGGGGCCCGTCCACGTCCTTCCCTCCGCCGTCGCCCACGGCAGCACCGCCGCAGACGGGGCGGGAGAGAGCCGCTACCCTCCCGATGCAGGTCCAGGGACAGTCCCTGCCGCTACACACGGTGGAAGACGCGCTGTTCCGCAAACACGTCAGTCTGTTGCCTGCTATCAGCTACAATCTTCCTGAATCAACAG GTAAGCCCGGTTACTACCCAAACGTCTGGGCTTCAATCCGCCTGCAGAAATCCAGCGACTACATCGTTCAAGATTCCTCACAGGGCGTCAAGAAGATTTCTTCTCGCGCGTCGTCTCCCTTCTTAAGGAAGATTTACGCCAAATCTGCACCGCCTCAAGACGCTAAATTCTCGGCTCTAAGGACTTATACGCCGAGACGGGAGGGCACACGTACTGGTAGCATGTCTGTGGACAGGGAAATAAAGCGGGTTTTCCACAATTTCGACCTCAAAAACGTAGACGTAGACAACATCAAGGGCTTAAAAGACAGACTGGCCATAGACCAACGTCAATTAGTACTGCACGACCCTCAAAACGACGTGAATACGTCAAGAACAAACCGGCCGCAGCAACAGAGGCAGCCTGTTGTTCACCTTGCGGATGAAGAGGAAACTGCAGAAATCAGACGAAACAATACTAAGGTGGAGGCTTGGCTGAGAAAACACTTCGACTACAACAAACCATGGGACGATTTCAACTAA